In a single window of the Cervus elaphus chromosome 1, mCerEla1.1, whole genome shotgun sequence genome:
- the EIF3F gene encoding eukaryotic translation initiation factor 3 subunit F: protein MALLMFSNWLSSGFGSFSLDKMATPAVPASAPPATPSEAPAAASSPATAPAPAPASASAPAPVPAPAPAPAPSPTPASSSDPAAAATAAPGQTPASAPAPAQTPAQSLSGPALPGPFPGGRVVRLHPVILASIVDSYERRNEGAARVIGTLLGTVDKHSVEVTNCFSVPHNESEDEVAVDMEFAKNMYELHKKVSPNELILGWYATGHDITEHSVLIHEYYSREAPNPIHLTVDTSLQNGRMSIKAYVSTLMGVPGRTMGVMFTPLTVKYTYYDTERIGVDLIMKTCFSPNRVIGLSSDLQQVGGASARIQDALSTVLQYAEDVLSGKVSADNTVGRFLMSLVNQVPKIVPEDFETMLNSNINDLLMVTYLANLTQSQIALNEKLVNL from the exons ATGGCGCTCCTAATGTTCTCCAACTGGCTCTCTTCCGGTTTTGGCTCCTTCTCTCTCGACAAGATGGCCACACCGGCAGTACCGGCGAGCGCGCCTCCCGCCACCCCATCCGAAGCCCCAGCTGCGGCCTCATCTCCGGCcacggccccggccccggccccagcCTCAGCCTCGGCTCCGGCTCCAGtgccggccccggccccggctccAGCTCCATCGCCGACTCCCGCGTCATCCTCAGACCCGGCAGCGGCTGCCACCGCGGCTCCGGGCCAGACCCCAGCCTCAGCGCCAGCCCCAGCGCAGACCCCCGCACAGTCTCTGTCTGGCCCTGCTCTCCCAGGCCCCTTCCCCGGCGGCCGCGTGGTCCGGTTGCACCCGGTCATTTTGGCCTCCATCGTGGACAGCTACGAGCGACGCAACGAGGGAGCTGCCCGGGTTATCGGGACCCTGCTGG GAACCGTCGACAAGCACTCAGTGGAAGTCACTAATTGCTTCTCAGTGCCACACAACGAGTCAGAAGATGAG GTGGCTGTTGACATGGAATTTGCTAAGAACATGTATGAGTTGCACAAGAAAGTCTCTCCAAACGAGCTCATCCTGGGCTG GTACGCTACAGGCCACGACATCACGGAGCACTCGGTGCTGATCCATGAGTACTACAGCCGAGAAGCCCCCAACCCCATTCACCTCACGGTGGACACCAGCCTCCAGAACGGCCGCATGAGCATCAAGGCCTATGTCAG CACTTTAATGGGTGTTCCTGGGAGGACCATGGGGGTGATGTTCACCCCTCTGACAGTGAAATACACATATTACGACACTGAACGCATTGGCG TTGACCTGATCATGAAGACCTGTTTTAGTCCCAACCGGGTGATCGGCCTCTCCAGTGACTTGCAGCAAGTGGGCGGGGCTTCCGCTCGCATCCAGGACGCCCTCAGCACAGTGTTGCAGTATGCGGAGGACGTGCTG TCTGGAAAGGTGTCAGCCGACAATACTGTGGGCcgcttcttgatgagtctggttaaccAAGTACCCAAAATAGTTCCCGAGGACTTCGAGACCATGCTCAACAGCAACATCAAC GACCTGTTGATGGTGACCTATCTGGCCAACCTCACACAGTCACAAATTGCCCTCAATGAGAAGCTTGTGAACCTGTGA